One window of the Candidatus Methylomirabilota bacterium genome contains the following:
- a CDS encoding mechanosensitive ion channel family protein has product MDNIQAVIQNAIPILTYFVLKVIGAFILWIIGRRLIDFGTRLLVRSLKFPFDQTVASYIGTAVKVLLNIVLIVAILGFFGIETTSFAALLAGVGLAIGAAWSGLLANLASGIFLLILRPFKVGDLIGAAGIVGTVEEIGLFVTVVNTLDNVRTYVGNNKLFSETIQNFSANPYRRVDLVAQLHNVVDHAAAIRLLRDRLARIPDVKADPKPDVEILSFNPLGPALAVRPYCDNAHYWQVYFDTNRVIRETFGEAGFPAPEQNVFVRTGS; this is encoded by the coding sequence ATGGACAACATCCAGGCCGTGATCCAGAACGCGATCCCGATCCTCACCTACTTCGTCCTCAAGGTGATCGGCGCCTTCATCCTCTGGATCATCGGCCGGCGGCTGATCGACTTCGGCACGCGGCTCCTGGTGCGCAGCCTGAAGTTCCCGTTCGACCAGACGGTGGCGTCCTACATCGGCACCGCGGTGAAGGTGCTGCTGAACATCGTGCTGATCGTCGCCATCCTGGGGTTCTTCGGCATCGAGACCACCAGCTTCGCGGCGCTCCTGGCCGGGGTCGGCCTGGCCATCGGCGCGGCGTGGAGCGGTCTGCTCGCGAACCTCGCGTCCGGCATCTTCCTGCTGATCCTGCGCCCGTTCAAGGTGGGTGACCTCATCGGCGCCGCCGGCATCGTGGGCACCGTCGAGGAGATCGGCCTGTTCGTGACCGTCGTGAACACGCTGGACAACGTTCGCACCTACGTGGGCAACAACAAGCTCTTCTCCGAGACCATCCAGAACTTCTCGGCCAACCCCTATCGCCGGGTCGACCTCGTGGCTCAATTGCACAACGTGGTGGACCACGCGGCGGCCATCCGGCTGCTGCGCGACCGCCTCGCCCGGATCCCGGACGTGAAGGCCGACCCCAAGCCGGACGTGGAGATCCTCTCGTTCAACCCGCTCGGTCCGGCCCTGGCCGTCCGCCCCTACTGCGACAACGCGCACTACTGGCAGGTGTACTTCGACACCAATCGCGTGATCCGCGAGACGTTCGGGGAGGCCGGCTTCCCGGCCCCGGAGCAGAACGTCTTCGTGCGAACCGGCTCCTGA
- a CDS encoding serine hydrolase domain-containing protein, protein MADFKSLESSVNQAVQTKKIPGVVVAAATTTGPLYEAAFGHREIGKPAPMTTDTVVWIASMTKAITAAAAMQQVERGKLSLERPAGEVVPALGDAKVLEGFDAAGKPRLRAPKRPITLRHLLTHTAGFSYEIWSPSIVKFQEVTGTPGITSCTNAALGTPLLFDPGDRWDYGINIDWAGKMVEAASGQRLDRYLQDNIIGPLGMTDTAFKLAASQKTRLSAMHQRNPDGSLTAIEFGLPEEPEFHMGGGGLYGTAGDYLKFCRMILGGGTLNGAQVLQKATVDTMAQSHIGPLEIEVLKTAMPPLSNDVEWFPGMSKKWGLSFLINTRDVPSGRAGNSLAWAGLGNTYFWIDRTRGVSGVFLSQLLPFYDETALDLFAGFEAAVYRNV, encoded by the coding sequence ATGGCTGACTTCAAGAGCCTCGAGTCGAGCGTCAACCAGGCCGTTCAAACCAAGAAGATCCCCGGCGTCGTGGTCGCCGCGGCCACCACGACCGGCCCGCTGTACGAGGCCGCCTTCGGCCACCGCGAGATCGGCAAGCCCGCGCCGATGACCACCGACACCGTGGTGTGGATCGCCTCGATGACCAAGGCGATCACCGCGGCGGCGGCCATGCAGCAGGTGGAGCGCGGCAAGCTCTCCCTCGAGCGGCCCGCCGGAGAGGTCGTGCCGGCGCTGGGCGACGCCAAGGTGCTGGAGGGCTTCGACGCCGCGGGCAAGCCGCGCCTGCGCGCGCCCAAGCGGCCGATCACGCTGCGCCACCTCCTCACCCACACCGCCGGCTTCAGCTACGAGATCTGGAGCCCGTCGATCGTCAAGTTCCAGGAGGTCACCGGCACGCCGGGCATCACCTCCTGCACCAACGCCGCGCTCGGCACCCCGCTGCTCTTCGATCCGGGCGACCGCTGGGACTACGGCATCAACATCGACTGGGCGGGCAAGATGGTCGAAGCCGCGAGCGGGCAGCGCCTGGACCGCTACCTGCAGGACAACATCATCGGCCCGCTCGGCATGACGGACACCGCCTTCAAGCTGGCCGCCTCCCAGAAGACGCGCCTGTCCGCGATGCACCAGCGCAATCCGGACGGCTCGCTGACCGCCATCGAGTTCGGCCTGCCCGAGGAGCCCGAGTTCCACATGGGCGGCGGCGGGCTCTACGGGACCGCGGGCGACTATCTCAAGTTCTGCCGGATGATCCTGGGCGGCGGCACCCTGAACGGCGCGCAGGTGCTCCAGAAGGCCACGGTCGACACCATGGCCCAGAGCCACATCGGGCCGCTCGAGATCGAGGTGCTGAAGACCGCGATGCCGCCGCTGTCGAACGACGTGGAGTGGTTCCCCGGCATGAGCAAGAAGTGGGGGCTCAGCTTCCTGATCAACACCCGGGACGTGCCCTCGGGGCGCGCGGGCAACTCCCTGGCCTGGGCCGGCCTCGGCAACACCTACTTCTGGATCGACCGCACCCGCGGCGTGTCCGGCGTGTTCCTCTCCCAGCTGCTGCCGTTCTACGACGAGACCGCGCTCGACCTCTTCGCGGGGTTCGAGGCCGCGGTCTACCGCAACGTCTGA
- a CDS encoding ectonucleotide pyrophosphatase/phosphodiesterase, translating to MARRVVVISIDGFAAFYWRDPHARMPHLRRLAERGAVADSMEAVFPTTTWPTHVSLVTGVSPSRHGVVANHILNRTTRVAEDLTGDPIYDAPALLRAPTVYDVAHRAGLRTAAIDWPATRHAPTLDFNLPFFKDQRVFETQTARAVWDELTALGYPMHRQGEWALLPQRLYKDEMVGSVAAHVTRRHAPDLLLMHFLCVDSLQHLHGPRSPEAYWAIEYVDGLIGRFLESLGDPRLYETTAFIVSDHGFLPSRREIRPNVRLRKLGAQREACFVMNHGAGALYRLDADASAVEQLAREIARLEGVSGMWPAAEYGGLGLPSPADHHHVADVMFEAAPGYAYGDTADGDDEHGPPKYLGTHGQRPGHADNAAFFLAAGADIRRGVSLGAIRSRDVAPTVAATIGLRMDGVEGAILDRALA from the coding sequence ATGGCCCGCCGCGTCGTCGTCATCAGCATCGACGGCTTCGCGGCGTTCTACTGGCGCGACCCGCACGCGCGCATGCCGCACCTGCGCCGCCTGGCCGAGCGGGGCGCGGTCGCCGACTCGATGGAGGCGGTGTTCCCAACCACCACCTGGCCGACCCACGTGAGCCTGGTCACCGGCGTGAGCCCGAGCCGGCACGGCGTGGTCGCCAACCATATCCTCAACCGGACGACGCGCGTCGCCGAGGATCTGACCGGCGACCCGATCTACGACGCGCCCGCGCTGCTGCGCGCGCCGACGGTCTACGACGTCGCCCACCGCGCCGGGCTGCGCACCGCGGCCATCGACTGGCCGGCCACCCGCCACGCGCCCACGCTGGACTTCAACCTGCCCTTCTTCAAGGACCAGCGCGTGTTCGAGACCCAGACCGCGCGGGCGGTGTGGGACGAGCTGACCGCCCTGGGCTACCCGATGCACCGCCAGGGCGAGTGGGCGCTCCTGCCCCAGCGCCTCTACAAGGACGAGATGGTGGGCAGCGTCGCGGCCCACGTGACCCGCCGCCACGCCCCGGACCTGCTGCTGATGCACTTCCTCTGCGTCGACAGCCTCCAGCACCTGCACGGCCCGCGCAGCCCCGAGGCCTACTGGGCGATCGAGTACGTGGACGGGCTCATCGGCCGCTTCCTCGAGAGCCTCGGCGACCCGCGGCTCTACGAGACCACCGCGTTCATCGTGTCCGACCACGGCTTCCTGCCCTCGCGCCGGGAGATCCGGCCCAACGTGCGCCTCCGCAAGCTGGGCGCGCAGCGCGAGGCGTGCTTCGTGATGAACCACGGAGCGGGCGCGCTCTACCGGCTGGACGCCGACGCCTCCGCGGTCGAGCAGCTGGCGCGGGAGATCGCGCGCCTCGAGGGCGTGAGCGGGATGTGGCCCGCCGCCGAGTACGGCGGCCTCGGGCTGCCCAGCCCCGCCGATCACCACCACGTGGCCGACGTGATGTTCGAGGCCGCGCCGGGCTACGCCTACGGCGACACCGCCGACGGCGACGACGAGCACGGCCCGCCGAAGTATCTGGGCACCCACGGGCAGCGCCCGGGCCACGCCGACAACGCCGCCTTCTTCCTGGCCGCCGGCGCCGACATCCGCCGCGGCGTGTCGCTCGGCGCCATCCGCAGCCGCGACGTGGCGCCGACCGTCGCGGCCACGATCGGGCTGCGCATGGACGGCGTCGAGGGCGCGATCCTCGACCGCGCCCTCGCCTAG